The following proteins are co-located in the Rippkaea orientalis PCC 8801 genome:
- a CDS encoding secondary thiamine-phosphate synthase enzyme YjbQ — MNHYQKTLVLKTRGKDFHRITREIEEIVSESGVKMGLCTLFVRHTSASLVIQENADPDVLVDLSNFFAKLVPESGHYIHSTEGPDDMPAHIRSALTKTSEQIPINQGRLVLGIWQGIYLWEHRQHSHRREIVVYISGI; from the coding sequence ATGAACCATTATCAAAAAACACTTGTTCTTAAAACAAGAGGTAAAGATTTCCATCGTATTACCCGTGAGATAGAAGAAATTGTCAGTGAATCTGGGGTTAAGATGGGACTCTGTACTCTTTTTGTCCGTCATACCTCAGCCTCTTTAGTGATTCAAGAAAATGCTGATCCCGATGTTTTAGTAGATTTATCCAACTTTTTTGCCAAATTAGTCCCCGAATCAGGCCATTATATTCATAGTACCGAAGGACCCGATGATATGCCCGCCCATATCCGATCAGCCTTAACCAAAACCTCTGAACAAATTCCCATTAATCAGGGTCGCTTAGTGTTAGGAATTTGGCAAGGAATTTACCTTTGGGAACACCGTCAACATAGTCATCGACGGGAAATTGTTGTTTACATCAGTGGGATCTGA
- a CDS encoding ribose-phosphate pyrophosphokinase — protein MSHSPTITLHPIMPSLSDNNRLSLFSGSANLPLAQEVARYLGMDVGPMIRKKFADGELYIQIQESIRGCDVYLIQPCCHPVNDHLMELLIMVDACRRASARQITAVIPYYAYGRADRKTAGRESITAKLVANLITEAGAHRVLAMDLHSAQIQGYFDIPFDHVYGSPVLLDYLASKQLEDLVVVSPDVGGVARARAFAKKLNGAPLAIIDKRRQAHNVAEVLNLIGDVQGKTAVLVDDMIDTAGTILEGARLLREHGARQVYACATHAVFSGPAISRLSSGMLEEVIVTNTIPVPEEHRFEQLTVISVANLIGEAIWRIHEDTSVSSMFR, from the coding sequence GTGAGTCATAGTCCTACCATAACCCTACATCCGATAATGCCGTCATTATCGGATAATAATCGTCTAAGTCTTTTTTCGGGGTCTGCTAACCTTCCCTTAGCCCAAGAAGTGGCTCGTTATTTGGGGATGGATGTAGGACCAATGATCCGTAAAAAGTTCGCCGATGGGGAACTCTACATTCAAATTCAAGAATCGATTCGAGGCTGTGATGTCTATTTAATTCAGCCTTGTTGTCATCCCGTCAACGATCATTTGATGGAATTGTTGATCATGGTTGATGCGTGTCGTCGCGCATCAGCCCGGCAAATTACCGCCGTCATTCCCTATTATGCCTATGGGAGAGCCGATCGCAAAACCGCCGGAAGAGAGTCCATTACCGCTAAACTGGTCGCCAATTTAATTACCGAAGCGGGAGCCCACAGAGTCCTGGCCATGGATTTACATTCAGCCCAAATTCAAGGCTATTTTGATATTCCCTTCGATCATGTTTATGGTTCTCCCGTCTTACTGGATTATTTAGCCAGTAAACAGCTTGAGGATTTAGTGGTTGTCTCTCCTGATGTGGGAGGGGTAGCTAGGGCAAGGGCTTTTGCGAAAAAGCTCAATGGTGCTCCTTTAGCCATCATTGACAAACGCCGTCAGGCTCACAATGTAGCTGAGGTTTTGAATTTAATTGGCGATGTTCAAGGCAAAACAGCCGTCCTAGTCGATGACATGATCGATACAGCAGGGACGATTCTAGAAGGAGCGAGACTGTTACGCGAACATGGAGCCAGACAGGTTTATGCCTGTGCTACCCATGCGGTTTTTTCAGGACCTGCTATCTCTCGGTTATCGAGTGGAATGCTCGAAGAAGTCATCGTGACTAATACGATTCCCGTTCCAGAGGAACATCGTTTTGAGCAACTCACGGTTATTTCAGTTGCTAATTTAATCGGTGAAGCGATCTGGCGTATTCATGAAGATACCTCGGTTAGTAGTATGTTCCGTTAG
- the bioD gene encoding dethiobiotin synthase: MNSLLITGTDTGAGKTIVTSALAAYWHKYYPSQRLGVIKLLQTGIGDHEHYQAMFAGQESVEVVCPLRFTTPVAPPIAAERENQPIPLEIVWKSLVSLQKSCDFVLAEGLGGLGSPVTWELTVADLAGEWRLPTVLVVPVKLGAIAQAVANVALARQTQVNLKGIILSCSHPLSPQELSDWAPMDLIQSLTGVPVLGVIPYLETIKDLDQLAKSASHLDLEPLISLDCRTQFLG; this comes from the coding sequence ATGAACAGCCTATTAATCACTGGAACGGATACGGGTGCAGGTAAAACCATTGTAACATCAGCCTTAGCAGCCTATTGGCACAAGTATTATCCTTCCCAACGGTTGGGAGTGATTAAATTGCTACAAACAGGAATCGGAGATCACGAACATTATCAAGCGATGTTCGCGGGACAAGAATCAGTAGAAGTTGTCTGTCCTCTACGGTTTACAACCCCTGTTGCCCCACCCATCGCAGCCGAACGGGAAAATCAGCCTATCCCCCTAGAAATTGTCTGGAAAAGCCTGGTTTCTCTGCAAAAAAGCTGTGATTTTGTCTTAGCTGAAGGGTTAGGGGGACTGGGATCTCCTGTTACTTGGGAGCTAACGGTGGCTGATCTCGCCGGAGAATGGCGTTTACCGACGGTGTTAGTGGTTCCAGTGAAGTTAGGCGCGATCGCCCAAGCCGTTGCTAATGTTGCCCTAGCCCGTCAAACTCAGGTTAACCTAAAAGGGATTATTTTAAGTTGTTCTCATCCTCTTTCACCCCAAGAATTAAGCGATTGGGCTCCTATGGATTTAATTCAATCGTTAACAGGAGTTCCAGTCTTAGGGGTCATTCCTTATTTAGAGACGATTAAGGATCTCGATCAACTAGCTAAAAGCGCTTCTCATTTAGACTTAGAACCATTAATTTCTCTAGATTGTAGAACACAATTTCTTGGGTAA
- a CDS encoding helix-turn-helix domain-containing protein codes for MDFDHQQQKHHNEMPKNYLTSFQRKTLQKTLEGEIEEKYRQRIKIILLADEGKSQTEICQLLGCCQSTARHWIMMARSGQAHRWEDNKIGRPKRVNEQYLKRLQELVSQSPREFGYSFKRWTAEWLSRHLENEFNIKVSDRYINQLLKQMGLSTKANPKKVDTNPSHSYQTNNLLIRDLPLVTQVNLEQVLSLNLLKQE; via the coding sequence ATGGATTTTGACCATCAGCAACAGAAGCATCACAATGAGATGCCCAAAAATTATTTAACGTCATTTCAGCGAAAAACCTTACAAAAAACCCTTGAAGGGGAGATTGAAGAAAAATATCGTCAGCGAATTAAAATTATCTTATTAGCTGATGAAGGAAAAAGCCAAACAGAAATTTGTCAGTTATTAGGCTGCTGTCAGTCCACCGCTAGACATTGGATCATGATGGCACGCAGTGGTCAAGCACATCGGTGGGAGGACAACAAAATTGGTCGTCCTAAAAGAGTCAATGAACAGTATTTAAAACGATTACAAGAATTAGTTAGCCAAAGTCCCCGTGAGTTTGGCTATTCTTTTAAGCGGTGGACGGCAGAATGGCTCAGCAGACATTTGGAAAACGAATTTAACATTAAAGTGAGCGATCGCTATATTAATCAACTGTTGAAACAGATGGGATTATCCACGAAAGCAAACCCCAAAAAAGTTGATACTAACCCTTCTCATTCCTACCAAACGAATAACCTACTCATTCGAGATTTACCTCTTGTTACTCAGGTCAATTTAGAACAAGTTCTATCATTGAATTTGCTCAAACAGGAATAG
- a CDS encoding ABC transporter transmembrane domain-containing protein, translated as MEKIKDFVFSHRQLTEALGYSLPEKDYVYLQQQIKIIEPEIGLFWETIKAEAGLYIVIGGKSRLVNQSNEKICTLERGDTFGECRFFPNENFENYGVRAGLKTKLAYLSPELLFPLITQYPQIREHFYYQAQQRNSRLKPTESLKNQVNVPLNLPTKQSAPLPQKSPKIINKAYFPSPTQKVSHLLQKVWRRYPFYAQQSASDCGAACLVMVARYWGKKLSVNRLRDIANVDRNGASLRGLCHAAESIGFSTRPVKASLDKLAEQELPAIVHWEGKHYIVVYEITKKQVVIADPAIGQKILSHQEFKQHWTGYTLLLKPTIDFKNTKESTTPFWQFFELVKPHGLVIFEVFIASLFIQIFGLVTPIFTQLILDRVVVQRSDVTLFAVGLGLIIFGLFRVAMMGLRQYLLDHTANKIDITLIVAFINHTFRLPLGFFESRYVGDIISRVHENRKIQRFLTGEALSILLDLITVFIYVGLMFWYSWKMALLSLVIVPPFLILALIATPFLKRISREIFGEMAKEQSYLIQALSGVRTIKSSAVERTVRWHWEELLHKEITTQFSGQVIGNRLQIFSNGIEALATTGLLWYGAWLVIQNQLTIGQLVAFNMLFGNVIRPFQRLTVLWEQLQEVVIAVERLNDVLDYDPEEDLQEQSRQILPKIKGHIRFDNVTFRYHPESDLNVLENLSFDIKPGQTVALVGRSGSGKTTISKLVLGLYMPTDGKVLIDGHDINSLSLSSLRQQIGVVDQDTFLFGGTIRENISLAHPDSTLEEIIEAAKLAGAHDFIQKLPMGYETKIGEGGGLLSGGQRQRLAIARALLGNPRLLILDEATSHLDAESERIIQTNLNSILRHQTTLVIAHRLSTVRKADLILVLDQGVLIESGTHEQLMAKQGHYYYLNQQQLDTVD; from the coding sequence ATGGAAAAAATCAAAGATTTTGTTTTCTCGCATCGTCAACTGACTGAAGCATTAGGCTATTCTCTACCTGAGAAAGACTACGTTTATTTACAGCAACAAATTAAAATTATTGAACCGGAAATCGGCTTATTTTGGGAAACGATTAAAGCAGAAGCGGGACTCTATATCGTTATTGGGGGAAAATCTCGATTGGTCAATCAAAGCAATGAAAAAATTTGCACCCTAGAAAGGGGAGATACCTTTGGAGAATGTCGATTTTTTCCCAATGAAAATTTTGAAAACTATGGAGTGAGGGCTGGTTTAAAAACTAAACTTGCTTACCTTTCCCCTGAATTGTTGTTTCCTTTAATCACCCAATATCCTCAAATACGAGAACATTTTTATTATCAAGCACAACAACGAAATAGTCGTTTAAAACCCACAGAATCACTTAAAAATCAAGTCAATGTACCGTTAAATTTACCGACTAAACAGTCAGCACCACTTCCTCAAAAATCTCCAAAAATAATCAATAAAGCCTACTTTCCCAGTCCCACCCAAAAAGTCAGTCATCTGCTACAAAAAGTATGGCGACGCTACCCATTTTATGCCCAACAAAGTGCCTCTGACTGCGGGGCAGCTTGCCTAGTGATGGTTGCCCGTTATTGGGGTAAAAAGCTAAGTGTCAACCGTTTACGCGATATTGCCAATGTAGATAGAAACGGGGCTTCTTTGCGGGGACTTTGCCATGCAGCAGAAAGCATCGGTTTTTCGACGCGACCGGTTAAAGCCAGTCTGGATAAATTAGCTGAACAAGAACTTCCAGCCATTGTTCATTGGGAAGGAAAACACTACATTGTTGTCTATGAAATCACCAAAAAACAGGTAGTGATCGCTGATCCTGCTATTGGACAAAAAATCCTAAGTCACCAGGAATTTAAACAACATTGGACAGGCTATACCCTGCTCTTAAAACCTACGATTGACTTCAAAAATACGAAAGAAAGTACCACTCCTTTTTGGCAATTTTTTGAGTTGGTTAAACCCCATGGATTGGTGATTTTTGAAGTTTTTATTGCTTCCCTATTTATTCAAATCTTTGGCTTAGTTACACCTATTTTTACCCAACTTATTTTAGATCGGGTGGTGGTACAGCGATCGGATGTAACTCTATTTGCCGTGGGATTAGGGTTAATTATTTTTGGCTTATTTAGAGTTGCCATGATGGGATTGCGTCAATATTTATTAGATCATACGGCTAATAAAATAGATATTACCTTAATTGTGGCATTTATCAACCATACTTTTCGGCTACCCTTGGGATTTTTCGAGTCTCGTTATGTCGGGGATATTATTTCCCGTGTTCACGAAAATCGTAAAATTCAACGGTTTTTAACAGGGGAAGCTTTGTCAATTCTACTGGATTTAATCACAGTTTTTATCTATGTAGGATTGATGTTTTGGTATAGCTGGAAAATGGCTCTTTTATCCTTAGTAATTGTTCCCCCTTTCTTGATCCTTGCCCTAATTGCAACGCCATTTTTAAAGCGGATTTCGAGGGAAATTTTTGGAGAAATGGCAAAAGAACAAAGCTATCTAATTCAAGCCCTGAGCGGAGTTCGTACCATTAAATCGAGTGCTGTTGAAAGAACGGTTCGTTGGCACTGGGAAGAACTGTTGCATAAAGAAATCACGACACAATTTTCAGGACAAGTGATTGGCAACCGCTTACAAATTTTTAGTAATGGCATTGAAGCATTAGCAACCACGGGGTTACTTTGGTATGGAGCATGGTTAGTGATCCAAAATCAATTAACCATCGGGCAATTGGTCGCGTTTAATATGCTGTTTGGTAATGTGATTCGTCCATTCCAAAGGCTCACAGTACTATGGGAACAATTGCAAGAAGTTGTCATTGCCGTTGAACGTTTGAACGATGTTCTGGACTACGACCCCGAAGAAGATTTACAAGAGCAATCACGGCAAATATTACCGAAAATTAAAGGTCATATTCGCTTTGATAATGTTACTTTTCGTTATCATCCTGAAAGTGATTTAAACGTCCTTGAAAATCTCAGTTTTGACATAAAACCTGGTCAAACTGTGGCCTTAGTAGGGCGCAGTGGTTCAGGCAAAACTACCATTTCTAAACTCGTTTTAGGACTGTATATGCCTACGGATGGTAAAGTCTTAATTGATGGTCACGATATTAACAGTTTGTCCCTCAGTTCTTTGAGACAACAAATTGGGGTTGTCGATCAAGATACCTTTCTGTTTGGGGGAACCATTCGAGAAAATATTAGTTTAGCTCATCCTGATTCTACCCTAGAAGAAATCATCGAAGCAGCTAAATTAGCTGGAGCCCATGACTTCATTCAAAAACTACCGATGGGGTATGAAACCAAAATAGGAGAAGGGGGAGGACTGCTATCAGGAGGACAGCGACAACGGTTGGCGATCGCCCGTGCTTTGTTGGGTAATCCTCGTCTCTTAATTTTAGATGAAGCTACCTCCCATTTAGATGCAGAATCAGAGCGCATTATTCAAACCAATTTAAACTCCATTCTTCGCCATCAAACTACCTTAGTTATTGCCCATCGTCTCTCTACAGTGAGGAAAGCAGACTTAATTTTAGTGCTAGATCAAGGAGTTTTAATTGAGAGTGGAACCCATGAGCAATTAATGGCAAAACAAGGCCATTATTATTACTTAAACCAGCAGCAATTAGATACAGTTGATTGA